The following proteins are co-located in the Brevibacillus laterosporus DSM 25 genome:
- a CDS encoding DinB family protein — protein MNRKETLQRFEELTKTYLDELEKMDLQELTQKPADDEWSLGQMYLHIIHSALTMQLQNIKVCHEQQEGVVLVSGEKTEAGIQVFAQGSFPPIKIHVPPTKQYTPPQPTTKEELVLGLKNVLDRMRKWGEVIEDIPSHLKMLHPALGALNAQEWYALVEMHYRHHLLQKERLQAFLSQRKQ, from the coding sequence ATGAATAGGAAAGAAACTTTACAACGCTTCGAGGAACTTACGAAAACATATTTGGATGAACTAGAAAAAATGGACTTACAAGAATTAACCCAAAAGCCTGCTGATGACGAATGGTCCTTAGGCCAGATGTATTTGCATATCATTCATTCGGCTCTTACTATGCAGCTTCAAAACATAAAGGTCTGTCACGAACAGCAGGAGGGAGTGGTGCTCGTATCTGGAGAAAAAACAGAGGCAGGTATTCAAGTTTTTGCTCAGGGTAGTTTTCCACCGATTAAAATACATGTTCCACCTACAAAGCAGTACACACCACCTCAGCCAACAACGAAAGAAGAATTGGTGCTAGGCTTGAAGAATGTGCTGGACAGAATGAGGAAGTGGGGGGAAGTGATTGAGGATATTCCATCTCATTTAAAGATGCTGCATCCAGCCTTAGGAGCATTGAATGCGCAAGAGTGGTATGCTTTGGTGGAAATGCATTATCGCCATCACCTTTTACAAAAAGAGCGACTACAAGCTTTTTTATCACAAAGGAAGCAATAA
- a CDS encoding phosphoglycerate kinase — MNKKSIRDIELAGKRVFCRVDFNVPMQDGVITDDTRIRAAVPTIQYLIDNHAKVILASHFGRPKGEVVEEMRLTAVGEHLASLLGKSVKKLNDSIGAEVETAVQAMKEGDVILLENVRFHKGEEKNDPELAKSFANLADLFVNDAFGTAHRAHATTAGIAQHIPAVAGLLMEKEIQFMGGALSKPERPFTAIVGGAKVKDKIGVIENLLGKVDTLIIGGGMANTFIKAQGYNVGASLCEEDKLDLARTLMEQAKERNVNLLMPVDVVVADKFAADANKQVVSIDAIPEGWMALDIGPKTMANYRDAIVPSKTVVWNGPMGVFEIDAFATGTIAVANAMEECQGTTIIGGGDSVAAVEKAGVAEKMTHISTGGGASLEFMEGKELPGVTALQDK; from the coding sequence GTGAACAAAAAGTCCATTCGCGATATAGAATTAGCAGGTAAACGTGTGTTTTGTCGAGTAGATTTTAACGTCCCAATGCAAGATGGCGTAATTACAGACGACACGCGTATTCGTGCTGCTGTTCCAACTATTCAATATTTAATCGATAACCATGCTAAAGTCATTTTGGCTAGTCATTTTGGCCGTCCAAAAGGTGAAGTAGTGGAGGAAATGCGTCTTACTGCGGTAGGCGAACATCTAGCTTCTCTTCTTGGCAAATCCGTAAAAAAACTGAACGATTCAATTGGAGCAGAGGTTGAGACTGCTGTTCAAGCGATGAAGGAAGGCGATGTAATCCTTCTTGAAAACGTTCGTTTCCATAAAGGGGAAGAAAAGAACGATCCTGAGCTAGCAAAAAGTTTTGCAAACCTTGCTGACCTGTTTGTAAACGATGCATTTGGTACGGCTCACCGTGCACATGCAACGACTGCGGGTATCGCTCAGCACATTCCGGCAGTAGCTGGCTTGTTGATGGAAAAAGAAATTCAATTCATGGGTGGGGCTTTGTCCAAGCCTGAGCGTCCTTTCACAGCTATTGTGGGCGGAGCGAAAGTAAAGGACAAAATCGGCGTAATTGAAAATCTGTTGGGCAAAGTAGATACTTTGATCATCGGTGGCGGAATGGCTAACACTTTCATCAAAGCACAAGGTTACAATGTTGGGGCTTCCCTTTGTGAAGAAGATAAGCTGGATCTTGCTCGTACGTTGATGGAACAAGCAAAAGAACGCAATGTGAATTTGCTTATGCCAGTTGACGTAGTAGTTGCTGATAAGTTTGCAGCTGATGCCAACAAGCAAGTAGTAAGCATTGATGCGATTCCAGAAGGATGGATGGCCCTCGATATCGGACCAAAGACCATGGCTAACTACCGTGATGCAATTGTTCCTTCTAAAACAGTAGTATGGAACGGGCCTATGGGCGTATTTGAAATAGACGCTTTTGCTACTGGTACGATTGCTGTTGCTAACGCAATGGAAGAATGCCAAGGCACGACAATCATCGGTGGTGGTGACTCTGTAGCCGCTGTTGAAAAAGCAGGCGTAGCAGAGAAGATGACCCACATTTCTACTGGTGGCGGAGCTTCCCTTGAATTCATGGAAGGTAAAGAACTACCAGGCGTAACAGCGTTGCAAGACAAGTAA
- the tpiA gene encoding triose-phosphate isomerase: MRTPIIAGNWKMFKTIAEATTFASQLPKEDKTPQIEKVICAPYTNLPALAEQFKGTSYKLGAQNVHFEETGAFTGEISPLMLKELGVEYVIIGHSERRQYFNETDETVNKKAKAVLAHGMKPIVCVGESLEEYEANTTENVVRTQTEAALSGLTAEQVKETVIAYEPIWAIGTGKSSTAENANKTIAFIRSVIAGAFDANTAAQVRIQYGGSVKPENVASYMGESDIDGALVGGASLTVEGYMGLVNGVQQ; the protein is encoded by the coding sequence ATGAGAACACCAATTATTGCTGGGAACTGGAAGATGTTCAAAACAATCGCAGAAGCAACTACGTTTGCCTCTCAATTGCCAAAAGAGGATAAAACTCCTCAAATTGAAAAAGTTATCTGCGCACCTTACACAAATTTGCCAGCATTAGCTGAGCAATTCAAAGGTACTTCTTATAAATTGGGCGCACAAAATGTGCATTTTGAAGAAACAGGCGCATTCACTGGTGAAATCAGCCCACTAATGTTAAAAGAGCTAGGTGTTGAGTACGTGATTATCGGTCATTCCGAGCGTCGTCAATACTTCAACGAAACAGACGAAACAGTGAACAAAAAAGCAAAAGCAGTCCTTGCTCATGGCATGAAGCCAATTGTTTGCGTAGGTGAGTCCCTAGAGGAGTACGAAGCAAATACCACTGAAAACGTGGTTCGCACGCAAACAGAAGCTGCTCTTAGCGGTCTAACTGCTGAGCAAGTAAAAGAAACCGTAATTGCTTATGAGCCAATCTGGGCCATCGGTACAGGTAAATCTTCTACGGCTGAAAATGCTAATAAAACAATTGCTTTCATCCGTAGTGTAATTGCTGGTGCATTTGACGCTAATACAGCGGCGCAAGTACGCATTCAATACGGTGGTAGCGTGAAACCTGAAAATGTGGCAAGCTATATGGGTGAGTCCGACATTGATGGAGCACTAGTTGGCGGAGCGAGTCTAACTGTTGAAGGCTACATGGGCTTAGTCAACGGAGTACAACAGTAG
- the secG gene encoding preprotein translocase subunit SecG: protein MLALLAKIFLIVSAIGLILVVLLQSGKSAGLSGAISGGAEQLVGKQKARGMDAVLGKITVVLAVVFMLSAILLAFFLQAK from the coding sequence ATGCTAGCTTTACTTGCAAAGATTTTCTTAATAGTTTCCGCTATCGGTTTGATTCTTGTCGTTCTTCTACAATCCGGTAAAAGCGCTGGTCTTTCTGGTGCAATTAGCGGTGGAGCTGAACAACTTGTTGGTAAACAGAAAGCAAGAGGAATGGATGCTGTTTTAGGTAAAATCACAGTGGTTCTCGCTGTAGTGTTTATGTTATCCGCTATCTTGCTGGCATTCTTCCT
- the eno gene encoding phosphopyruvate hydratase, translating to MTTIITDIYAREILDSRGNPTLEVEVYLEDGSMGRAAVPSGASTGAHEAVELRDGDKSRYLGKGVTNAVANVNDTIAPELIGMDATDQVGIDMTMIALDGTPNKAKLGANAILGVSMAAARAAATSLGVSLYNYMGGFNAKTLPVPMMNILNGGEHADNTVDIQEFMVMPVNAPSFKEALRMGSEIFHSLKKVLHDKGLNTAVGDEGGFAPNLKSNEEAITTILEAIKAAGYEAGKDVFIALDVAATEMFKDGNYHFTGEGVVKTTEEMVAFYEDLVSKYPIISIEDGLAEDDWEGWKLLTDRLGSKVQLVGDDLFVTNTERLITGIEKATANSILVKVNQIGTLTETFDAIEMAKRAGYTAVISHRSGETEDSTIADIAVATNAGQIKTGAPSRTDRVAKYNQLLRLEDELGETARYGGRAAFYNLKK from the coding sequence ATGACAACAATTATTACAGATATTTACGCTCGCGAGATTCTTGATTCCCGTGGTAACCCAACTCTTGAGGTAGAGGTATACTTAGAAGACGGTTCTATGGGCCGTGCAGCAGTTCCATCTGGTGCTTCCACTGGAGCACACGAAGCAGTTGAGCTTCGCGATGGTGACAAATCTCGTTACCTAGGTAAAGGTGTAACAAATGCTGTTGCAAACGTAAACGATACAATCGCTCCTGAGCTAATCGGTATGGACGCTACTGACCAAGTTGGTATCGACATGACTATGATCGCTTTAGATGGTACTCCAAACAAAGCAAAATTGGGCGCTAACGCTATTCTAGGTGTATCTATGGCAGCAGCTCGTGCAGCAGCTACATCTCTAGGTGTATCCTTGTACAACTACATGGGTGGATTCAATGCGAAAACTCTTCCAGTTCCTATGATGAACATCCTAAACGGTGGAGAGCACGCTGATAACACAGTAGATATTCAAGAATTCATGGTTATGCCAGTAAATGCTCCTTCTTTCAAAGAAGCTCTACGTATGGGTTCTGAAATCTTCCACTCCTTGAAAAAGGTTTTACATGATAAGGGTCTTAACACAGCTGTAGGTGATGAAGGTGGTTTCGCTCCTAACTTGAAATCTAACGAAGAAGCGATCACTACGATCCTAGAAGCGATCAAAGCTGCTGGATACGAAGCTGGTAAAGACGTATTCATCGCTTTAGACGTAGCTGCTACTGAAATGTTCAAAGATGGTAACTACCACTTCACTGGTGAAGGTGTAGTTAAAACGACAGAAGAAATGGTTGCCTTCTATGAAGACCTAGTATCAAAATACCCAATCATCTCTATCGAAGACGGATTGGCTGAGGATGACTGGGAAGGTTGGAAGCTTCTAACTGACCGTCTAGGAAGCAAAGTTCAATTGGTTGGTGACGATTTGTTCGTAACGAACACTGAGCGTCTAATTACTGGTATTGAAAAAGCAACTGCTAACTCCATCTTGGTTAAAGTTAACCAAATCGGTACATTGACTGAGACTTTCGATGCGATCGAAATGGCAAAACGCGCTGGTTACACAGCAGTTATCTCTCACCGTTCTGGTGAAACAGAAGATTCCACAATCGCTGACATCGCGGTTGCAACTAACGCTGGTCAAATCAAAACAGGTGCTCCATCCCGTACAGACCGTGTTGCGAAATACAACCAATTGCTTCGTTTGGAAGATGAATTGGGTGAAACAGCTCGTTACGGTGGCCGTGCAGCATTCTACAATCTTAAAAAATAA
- a CDS encoding sugar-binding transcriptional regulator: MRTLLNIQNKLVPDLVQVLRKRYDLMQSIRHLQPVGRRALAQNLQTTERILRSEVELLKDMGLIHVSPIGMSCTEEGIHLLKEMDSMADELFGFNDLALQLQHILHIPKVIVVAGDVDVSEWGKKELGRVGARILKQVVQEGDVVAVTGGSTIVSVAEHVTPSSHFRDVQFVPARGGLGEKVEMQANTIASSLAAKSGGTYHLLHVPDRLSPDVVQSLLGEAQVAEVMQLLHKTRVVIHGIGDGMAMAMRRKYTEEELEVLRDLGAVGEAFGYYFNAAGETIYKMPTIGLSLEDVKRADVVLSLGGGSSKAKAIMSFAKQACQTVLITDEGAARAILEEHRQSSTTV; the protein is encoded by the coding sequence ATGCGTACTTTATTAAATATCCAAAACAAGCTTGTTCCCGACCTCGTACAAGTATTGCGTAAACGATACGATCTTATGCAGTCGATTCGTCATTTGCAGCCTGTCGGTCGCAGGGCGTTAGCGCAGAATTTGCAGACGACTGAGCGCATCCTCAGGTCTGAAGTAGAACTCCTAAAAGATATGGGCTTAATTCACGTCAGCCCGATTGGCATGAGTTGTACAGAAGAAGGAATCCACCTTTTAAAAGAGATGGATTCAATGGCAGATGAGCTGTTCGGCTTTAATGACCTTGCTCTACAATTACAACATATCTTACATATTCCAAAAGTAATTGTGGTTGCTGGTGATGTAGACGTATCTGAATGGGGTAAAAAAGAGTTGGGACGAGTAGGAGCCCGGATCTTAAAACAAGTAGTTCAAGAAGGTGACGTGGTCGCTGTTACAGGTGGGTCCACGATTGTATCGGTAGCCGAGCATGTTACGCCTTCCTCGCACTTTCGTGATGTGCAATTTGTGCCAGCACGTGGTGGACTTGGAGAAAAGGTAGAAATGCAGGCTAATACGATTGCTTCTTCTCTTGCAGCAAAGTCAGGTGGAACCTATCATCTATTGCATGTGCCTGATCGTTTAAGCCCTGATGTAGTTCAATCTTTATTGGGAGAAGCACAGGTTGCTGAGGTTATGCAATTGCTTCACAAAACTAGGGTGGTTATACATGGAATTGGTGATGGAATGGCCATGGCTATGCGACGTAAGTACACAGAAGAAGAGCTTGAAGTGCTACGAGATCTTGGTGCTGTTGGTGAAGCATTTGGATATTACTTTAATGCGGCAGGAGAAACGATTTACAAAATGCCGACCATTGGCTTGTCCCTAGAAGACGTGAAGCGAGCCGATGTAGTTTTATCCTTAGGTGGAGGCAGTAGCAAAGCAAAAGCAATAATGTCCTTTGCCAAACAAGCATGCCAAACCGTTTTAATTACCGATGAAGGAGCGGCTCGAGCCATTTTGGAAGAGCACCGACAATCCTCTACTACAGTCTAA
- the gpmI gene encoding 2,3-bisphosphoglycerate-independent phosphoglycerate mutase, producing MANRPKPVALIIMDGFGLRTNDYGNAVNQAKKPNYDRLMNDYPNATLLASGLEVGLPEGQMGNSEVGHLNLGAGRIIYQDLTRITKSIKEGAFFDNETLIAAFKHAKENNKKVHFFGLLSDGGVHSHINHLLALLELAKKENAEDVFVHGFLDGRDVAPDSAITYIEEVQRKMDELGIGKIATVQGRYYAMDRDKRWERVEKAYRAMVYGDAPHYSDAIKAVKESYEKSVMDEFVMPTVMVDENDQPIGKVEDGDSIIFFNFRPDRAIQTSQAFTNEDFRGFDRGEKYPKGLHFVCLTKFSESVDGYVAYKPTNLDNTLGEVLAQNNLKQLRIAETEKYPHVTFFFSGGREQEFPGEKRILIPSPKVATYDLQPEMSAYELTDAVVKEIEEENFDAIILNFANCDMVGHSGMMEPTIKAVETVDACVGRVADAITAKGGVAIITADHGNADWMLTNEGRPITSHSTNPVPVIVTKKDIELRPDGILADLSPTMLELLGVAQPAEMTGKSIIK from the coding sequence ATGGCTAACAGACCAAAACCAGTTGCGTTAATTATTATGGACGGGTTTGGTCTTCGCACTAATGATTACGGTAATGCTGTTAATCAAGCGAAAAAACCAAACTACGACCGTTTGATGAATGATTATCCAAATGCTACATTGCTAGCTTCTGGTCTTGAAGTAGGTCTTCCAGAAGGACAAATGGGTAACTCTGAGGTAGGTCACTTGAATCTTGGTGCAGGACGCATCATTTATCAGGATCTTACTCGCATCACGAAGTCCATTAAAGAAGGCGCATTTTTTGATAATGAAACACTGATTGCTGCATTTAAGCATGCGAAAGAGAATAACAAAAAGGTTCACTTCTTTGGCTTGCTGTCTGATGGTGGTGTTCATAGCCACATCAACCATCTACTTGCTCTGCTTGAGCTTGCAAAAAAGGAAAACGCAGAAGATGTATTTGTTCACGGATTCCTAGATGGTCGCGACGTAGCTCCTGATAGTGCGATTACCTACATTGAAGAAGTACAACGTAAGATGGATGAACTTGGCATTGGTAAAATTGCGACTGTTCAAGGTCGTTATTACGCTATGGACCGCGATAAACGTTGGGAACGTGTTGAAAAAGCATACCGTGCTATGGTGTATGGTGATGCCCCTCATTACTCTGATGCAATCAAGGCTGTAAAGGAATCCTATGAGAAATCTGTGATGGATGAATTCGTTATGCCTACTGTAATGGTAGATGAGAATGACCAACCAATTGGGAAAGTAGAAGATGGAGATTCTATTATCTTCTTCAACTTCCGTCCTGACCGTGCGATCCAAACCTCCCAAGCGTTCACGAATGAGGATTTCCGTGGCTTTGACCGTGGAGAGAAATATCCGAAAGGCCTACACTTTGTATGCTTAACGAAATTCTCTGAGTCAGTCGATGGATACGTAGCATACAAACCAACTAACCTAGATAACACGCTAGGTGAAGTTTTGGCTCAAAATAATCTGAAGCAATTGCGCATTGCGGAAACAGAAAAGTATCCGCATGTAACATTCTTCTTCAGTGGTGGTCGTGAGCAGGAGTTCCCAGGTGAGAAGCGTATTTTGATTCCTTCTCCAAAGGTAGCCACCTATGATCTACAACCAGAAATGAGCGCCTATGAATTAACAGATGCAGTAGTGAAGGAGATTGAAGAAGAAAACTTCGATGCGATCATTCTTAACTTTGCAAACTGCGATATGGTTGGACATTCTGGTATGATGGAACCTACCATTAAAGCTGTTGAAACTGTTGATGCTTGCGTAGGCCGTGTAGCAGACGCTATTACTGCTAAGGGCGGAGTAGCTATCATCACAGCCGATCACGGAAATGCAGATTGGATGCTTACAAATGAAGGTAGACCAATCACCTCTCATAGCACAAACCCTGTTCCAGTTATTGTAACCAAAAAAGATATTGAACTGCGACCAGATGGTATTCTTGCTGATTTGTCTCCTACTATGTTAGAACTATTAGGTGTAGCACAACCAGCAGAAATGACAGGAAAATCTATTATTAAATAA
- a CDS encoding helix-turn-helix transcriptional regulator, whose protein sequence is MNKMDRMLAIVLELQRRGTARAEDLAATFETSVRTIYRDVQALSEAGVPLIGTPGQGYSLMEGYFLPPIQFTPEEAVTLLVGTEFVERYFDQAYLAKARTSKSKIESILPEKVRREVEKARADIRLLMGKIDKARGKEMEHMSLLRRAIADMKKVRFSYVKATTTSHEKTARTTDPYGLLLVNGSWVLLAFCELRQSIRHFRLSRMQELVLEDKQFERPDDFKLHTYVPPDNRHLFVQILLDPCMAERLEEENYYYVESVEEQEQGLLVTLRIRHYDEIVSWILSWGSDVRVIQPEGLKQRVLEEIQKMLQHY, encoded by the coding sequence TTGAATAAAATGGATCGGATGTTGGCGATAGTACTAGAACTACAAAGGAGGGGAACAGCTCGCGCTGAAGACTTGGCAGCTACATTTGAGACGAGTGTTAGAACCATTTATAGAGATGTACAGGCTCTAAGTGAAGCAGGTGTTCCACTCATAGGTACGCCAGGACAAGGGTATTCCCTGATGGAGGGATATTTTTTGCCACCGATACAATTTACACCAGAGGAAGCAGTCACTCTTTTAGTAGGTACAGAATTTGTTGAGCGTTATTTTGACCAAGCTTATCTAGCGAAGGCTCGAACCTCTAAATCAAAAATTGAGTCCATCTTACCTGAAAAAGTACGCAGGGAAGTAGAAAAAGCGCGTGCAGATATCAGATTGCTTATGGGGAAAATAGATAAGGCTCGGGGCAAAGAAATGGAACATATGAGTTTGTTGAGACGAGCGATAGCAGACATGAAAAAGGTGCGATTTAGTTATGTAAAGGCTACGACTACTTCTCATGAGAAGACAGCAAGAACAACTGATCCATATGGACTCCTATTGGTAAATGGAAGCTGGGTCTTACTTGCGTTTTGTGAGCTACGGCAGTCTATTAGGCATTTTCGATTAAGTCGCATGCAGGAATTAGTTTTGGAGGATAAGCAATTTGAAAGACCAGATGATTTCAAACTACATACCTATGTACCACCAGATAATCGCCATCTCTTTGTACAAATTCTTTTAGACCCCTGCATGGCAGAACGCTTGGAGGAAGAGAACTACTATTACGTAGAGAGTGTAGAAGAACAAGAGCAGGGATTGCTGGTGACATTGCGGATTCGTCACTATGATGAAATCGTTTCTTGGATTCTAAGCTGGGGTTCTGATGTCCGAGTTATACAACCTGAAGGGTTAAAACAACGGGTGTTGGAGGAAATTCAGAAAATGTTACAGCACTACTGA
- the gap gene encoding type I glyceraldehyde-3-phosphate dehydrogenase gives MVKVGINGFGRIGRNVFRAALNNPAVEIVAVNDLTDAVTLAHLLKYDTVHGKLNATVEVKENSLIVNGKEVKVLAEREPAKLPWGELGVEIVVESTGRFTKREDAAKHLEGGAKKVVISAPASNEDITIVMGVNHDQYDPAAHTVISNASCTTNCLAPFAKVLNDKFGIVKGLMTTVHSYTNDQQILDLPHKDLRRARAAAENIIPTSTGAAKAVSLVLPELKGKLNGFAMRVPTPNVSVVDLVVETKTSTTVEEVNAALKEASEGALKGIMGYSEEPLVSCDYNGNPDSSSIDALSTMVMEGNMVKVVSWYDNESGYSNRVVDLCKFIAEKGL, from the coding sequence ATGGTAAAAGTAGGAATTAACGGTTTTGGACGTATTGGACGTAACGTATTCCGTGCAGCTCTAAACAACCCAGCAGTTGAAATTGTTGCAGTAAATGACTTGACAGATGCAGTAACATTGGCGCATCTTTTGAAATATGACACAGTACATGGCAAATTGAATGCTACTGTTGAAGTAAAAGAAAACAGCCTGATTGTTAATGGCAAAGAAGTTAAAGTTCTAGCTGAGCGCGAACCTGCTAAATTGCCTTGGGGCGAACTAGGTGTTGAGATCGTAGTTGAATCTACTGGTCGTTTCACAAAACGTGAAGATGCTGCAAAACACCTTGAAGGTGGAGCTAAGAAAGTAGTTATCTCCGCACCTGCTTCAAACGAAGATATCACAATCGTTATGGGTGTTAACCACGATCAATATGATCCTGCTGCTCACACTGTAATCTCTAATGCTTCTTGCACAACAAACTGCTTGGCACCATTTGCTAAAGTATTGAACGACAAATTCGGAATCGTAAAAGGTCTGATGACTACTGTTCACTCTTACACAAATGACCAACAAATTCTTGACCTGCCACACAAAGACCTTCGTCGTGCTCGTGCGGCAGCTGAGAACATTATCCCAACTTCTACTGGTGCAGCGAAAGCCGTATCCTTGGTATTGCCTGAGTTGAAAGGTAAACTAAACGGTTTTGCAATGCGTGTACCAACTCCAAACGTATCTGTAGTTGACCTAGTTGTTGAAACAAAAACTTCTACTACAGTTGAAGAAGTAAACGCAGCTCTTAAAGAAGCTTCTGAAGGTGCATTGAAAGGTATCATGGGATACTCTGAAGAGCCACTAGTTTCTTGCGACTACAATGGTAACCCTGATTCTTCTTCCATTGATGCTCTATCTACAATGGTAATGGAAGGCAACATGGTTAAAGTTGTTTCTTGGTATGATAACGAGTCTGGTTACTCCAACCGTGTAGTAGATCTTTGCAAATTCATTGCTGAAAAAGGTCTGTAA
- the rpoN gene encoding RNA polymerase factor sigma-54, producing MNMGLGLYQEQTLKLVMTPELRQAITILQFSAIDLMNYLQEQAIENPVIDLQEIAVAQEPLPVDKREKTLEFDWKELMNNPGHNDFSVNRDESAYNPLDYVSDTRTTLFSHLEEQLGYVKRLTPVQRQIARYIIGNLDERGYLEVPVTSIKERLGVDLEEVEDVLRVIQHLDPAGVAARSLEECLLLQLEHEGQDEEHIVEVIKHHLVDLANNRFGKIAEQLHISVGDVQQIADLVRTLNPRPGMAYSSAEIRYIVPDVTVEKVMGEYIVIVNDSSLPRLSINPFYERMLKEKTEKDEARQFVHEKLNAAVWLAKSLEQRRMTLLRVTQAIVDLQNDFFEKGIHYLKPMTQKDIAERVQLHESTISRATSNKYVQTPRGVFELKYFFTSALSTANGEAASSESVKRRIKALIDGEDRNKPYSDQKLAELLENEGIEISRRTVAKYREEMLISSSAKRKRFL from the coding sequence ATGAATATGGGCTTAGGTTTGTATCAAGAACAGACGTTAAAGTTAGTGATGACGCCTGAATTGCGTCAAGCTATTACGATATTGCAGTTTTCGGCCATTGATCTGATGAATTATTTGCAGGAGCAAGCGATTGAGAATCCAGTAATTGATCTTCAGGAAATTGCGGTTGCCCAAGAACCGTTACCTGTAGACAAAAGGGAAAAGACCTTGGAATTTGATTGGAAGGAATTAATGAATAATCCGGGTCACAATGATTTTTCAGTCAATAGAGATGAAAGCGCCTACAATCCTCTAGATTATGTGAGTGATACGCGAACCACCTTATTTTCTCATTTAGAAGAACAACTCGGTTATGTAAAAAGATTGACGCCGGTACAACGACAGATAGCCCGATATATTATAGGAAATCTTGATGAGCGAGGTTATCTGGAAGTACCCGTTACTAGTATCAAGGAGCGATTAGGGGTTGACTTGGAGGAGGTAGAAGACGTTCTTCGAGTGATTCAGCATTTAGACCCAGCTGGTGTAGCTGCGCGTTCGTTAGAAGAATGCTTGCTGTTACAGCTAGAGCATGAAGGACAAGATGAGGAACATATTGTAGAAGTTATTAAGCATCATCTGGTAGATCTGGCTAATAATCGTTTTGGAAAAATTGCTGAGCAGCTGCATATAAGCGTAGGGGACGTACAACAGATTGCAGATTTAGTTCGTACATTAAATCCGAGACCTGGAATGGCCTATAGTAGTGCAGAAATACGTTACATTGTTCCAGATGTTACAGTTGAAAAGGTAATGGGGGAATATATTGTTATTGTGAATGACTCTTCGTTGCCACGCTTGTCTATCAATCCCTTTTATGAACGAATGTTAAAAGAGAAAACCGAGAAGGATGAGGCTCGGCAATTTGTTCATGAAAAACTAAATGCGGCGGTTTGGTTGGCGAAAAGCCTAGAGCAAAGACGAATGACCTTGTTGCGTGTAACGCAGGCAATCGTTGACTTGCAGAATGATTTTTTTGAAAAAGGGATTCATTATTTAAAACCAATGACACAAAAAGATATTGCGGAGCGAGTTCAACTACATGAATCCACAATAAGTCGAGCTACCAGTAATAAATACGTACAAACTCCCCGTGGTGTTTTTGAATTAAAATACTTTTTTACTTCGGCACTGTCTACTGCAAATGGGGAAGCAGCATCGTCAGAAAGCGTGAAGAGACGAATTAAAGCTTTAATTGACGGTGAAGATCGCAATAAACCGTATTCCGATCAAAAGCTAGCGGAATTGTTGGAGAATGAAGGGATTGAAATCTCCCGCCGTACCGTCGCTAAATATCGAGAAGAAATGCTGATCTCATCGTCTGCGAAACGAAAGCGTTTTTTGTAA
- a CDS encoding glutaredoxin family protein, whose product MASEANKQLQSNNIVIVLYGRQGCHLCDDVEEHIKRLAMEFPITYKVVNITGDMRLEEKYMFTIPVVEINGLETFVSVDSVVTEEELRVHLQEKMGKCE is encoded by the coding sequence ATGGCTAGTGAAGCAAACAAACAATTACAATCAAATAATATTGTAATTGTTTTATATGGAAGACAGGGCTGTCACTTGTGTGATGATGTTGAGGAGCATATCAAGCGATTAGCCATGGAATTTCCGATAACGTATAAAGTTGTGAACATCACTGGAGATATGCGACTAGAAGAGAAGTATATGTTTACTATTCCTGTAGTCGAAATAAATGGGCTTGAAACATTTGTATCTGTAGATTCGGTTGTTACCGAGGAGGAACTACGCGTACATTTGCAAGAAAAAATGGGTAAATGTGAATAA
- a CDS encoding c-type cytochrome: MAGSNFKKDVNQNDVVDSAKAFGFSFGILFLVFVLFLVASIIYPPKHGEEAKGGGAGGTTNINAEQIVKQNCTSCHGQNLEGMVGPALANIGSQLDEKAISDVIKNGKGSMPKGILKDAKEISAVSKWLSEKK, from the coding sequence ATGGCTGGTTCAAACTTTAAGAAAGACGTGAATCAAAACGACGTAGTTGACTCGGCGAAAGCATTTGGGTTCTCTTTTGGTATCTTGTTCCTCGTTTTCGTACTGTTCCTCGTAGCCTCTATTATTTATCCGCCTAAACATGGCGAAGAAGCAAAGGGCGGCGGAGCTGGTGGAACTACCAATATCAATGCTGAACAAATCGTTAAACAAAATTGTACATCCTGTCACGGTCAAAACTTGGAAGGTATGGTAGGTCCTGCACTTGCAAACATCGGCTCACAGCTTGATGAAAAAGCTATAAGTGATGTCATCAAAAACGGTAAAGGTTCTATGCCAAAAGGTATTCTTAAAGATGCAAAGGAAATATCAGCAGTATCTAAATGGTTGTCTGAAAAGAAATAA